The following proteins are co-located in the Anser cygnoides isolate HZ-2024a breed goose chromosome 32, Taihu_goose_T2T_genome, whole genome shotgun sequence genome:
- the CBX5 gene encoding chromobox protein homolog 5, with translation MGKKSKRTADSSSSEDEEEYVVEKVLDRRVVKGQVEYLLKWKGFSEEHNTWEPEKNLDCPELISEFMKKYKKMKEGDGARPRDKAEGGKRKGLPAADDIKAKKKRESNDIARGFERGLEPEKIIGATDSCGDLMFLMKWKDTDEADLVLAKEANLKCPQIVIAFYEERLTWHAYPEDTDSKEREAAKS, from the exons ATGggcaagaaaagcaagaggaCAGCAGACAGTTCGTCCTCTGAAGACGAGGAGGAGTATGTGGTGGAGAAGGTGCTGGACCGGCGCGTGGTGAAGGGCCAGGTGGAATATCTGCTCAAGTGGAAAGGCTTCTCCGA ggagcaCAACACGTGGGAGCCGGAGAAGAACCTGGACTGCCCGGAGCTGATCTCGGagtttatgaaaaaatacaagaagatGAAGGAGGGCGACGGCGCCCGGCCGCGCGACAAGGCCGAGGGCGGCAAGCGGAAAGGGCTGCCCGCCGCCGACGACATCAAGGCCAAGAAGAAGcgggag AGCAACGACATCGCCCGGGGCTTCGAGCGAGGGCTGGAGCCCGAGAAGATCATCGGGGCCACCGACTCGTGCGGGGACCTCATGTTCCTCATGAAGTG GAAGGACACGGACGAGGCCGACCTGGTGCTGGCCAAGGAGGCGAACCTGAAATGTCCCCAAATTGTCATCGCCTTctacgaggagcggctgaccTGGCACGCGTACCCCGAGGACACGGACAGCAAAGAGCGCGAGGCCGCCAAGAGCTAA
- the SMUG1 gene encoding single-strand selective monofunctional uracil DNA glycosylase, whose translation MPRGRGRQRAGADFNSQQAPRGGGGGGDTSRVRGRGQQGGGRGQAGGGPARRSGDGSMEVTPGSAAGPVPGAATVPEVPAAPEVPAASELTAVLPATAAPAALELTAELAAPEVTAAPPVPAAPELTAVPAAPELTAVLAVPEVTAVPVVPEVPAAPPVPAAPPVLAAPELPAAPELPAAPELPAVPAVLAVPEAEDLAGRFLRLEREQSALLEELPPFGAPVSHVYRPLDYAWEPHRDFVRRYCRGPKRVLFLGMNPGPFGMAQTGVPFGETRHVREWLGVSGEVRRPPAEHPKRPVLGWSCRRSEVSGARFWGLFRSLCPDPRGFFRHCFVHNHCPLLFLAPSGRNLALAELPPAQRARLVALCDRALARAVELLGVTLVVGVGGYARQRARRALGAAGLAVRVEGIPHPSPRSARANRGWEEEARARLGELGVLELLGEGDGGGSGGDSGGEGGGEGQGEVGRG comes from the exons atgccccggggccgcggcagACAAAGGGCCGGCGCGGACTTCAACTCCCAGCAGGCcccgcgcggcggcggcggcggcggcgataCGTCACGGgtcagggggcggggtcagcagggcggggggcggggccaggctgGAGGGGGCCCGGCGCGGCGCTCGG GCGATGGCAGCATGGAGGTGACCCcgggcagcgctgcggggccggtGCCGGGGGCAGCAACGGTACCAGAAGTGCCAGCAGCGCCAGAAGTGCCAGCAGCGTCAGAATTGACAGCAGTGCTACCAGCGAcagcagcgccagcagcgcTAGAATTGACAGCAGAGCTAGCAGCGCCAGAAGTGACAGCAGCGCCACCAGTGCCAGCAGCGCCAGAACTgacagcagtgccagcagcgcCAGAATTGACAGCAGTGCTAGCAGTGCCAGAAGTGACAGCagtgccagtggtgccagaagTGCCAGCAGCGCCACCAGTGCCAGCAGCGCCACCAGTGCTAGCAGCGCCAGAATTGCCAGCAGCGCCAGAATTGCCAGCAGCGCCAGAATtgccagcagtgccagcagtgCTCGCAGTGCCGGAGGCCGAGGACCTGGCCGGCCGCTTCCTGCGGCTGGAGCGGGAGCAGAGCgcgctgctggaggagctgccgcCCTTCGGGGCGCCCGTCAGCCACGTGTACCGCCCGCTGGACTACGCCTGGGAGCCCCACCGCGACTTCGTCCGCCGCTACTGCCGCGGCCCCAAGCGCGTCCTCTTCCTCGGCATGAATCCCGGCCCCTTCGGCATGGCGCAGACCGGGGT cccttTCGGCGAGACCCGGCACGTCCGCGAGTGGCTGGGCGTCAGCGGCGAGGTTCGGAGACCCCCGGCCGAGCACCCCAAGCGCCCggtgctgggctggagctgccggCGTAGCGAGGTGAGCGGCGCCCGTTTTTGGGGTCTCTTCCGTTCCCTGTGCCCGGACCCCCGGGGCTTTTTCCGCCACTGCTTCGTCCACAACCACtgccccctcctcttcctcgccccCAGCGGCCGCAACCTGGCCCTCGCCGAGCTGCCCCCGGCCCAACGCGCCCGCCTCGTGGCGCTCTGCGACCGGGCGCTGGCGCGGGCCGTGGAGCTCCTCGGGGTCACGCTGGTGGTGGGGGTCGGGGGCTACGCCCGGCAGCGAGCCCGGAGGGCCCTGGGGGCCGCCGGGCTGGCCGTTAGGGTGGAGGGCATCCCGCACCCCTCGCCCCGCAGCGCCCGAGCCAacaggggctgggaggaggaggccagGGCGAGgttgggggagctgggggtgctggagctgctcggggagggggacggggggggttcggggggggattcggggggggaggggggtggggaggggcagggagaggtggggagggggtaa